One window of Microcoleus vaginatus PCC 9802 genomic DNA carries:
- a CDS encoding calcium-binding protein gives MATGTTGNDTIYGLAGNDTIYGLAGNDWLDGLDGDDWLDGGLNEDSLFGRVGNDTLYGEDGNDVLDGGVGNDYLQGGVNGDLLRGGDGNDFLNGGDGNDFFNGGVGNDSLFGGVGNDTLYGMGGQDTLYGETGNDTINGEQDYYELMNYPEGEVGNDVLYGGTGNDWLNGGRGNDVLYGGDGNDMLGGGGGTDSLNGGDDTLYGEAGNDYLYGYYGDDTLYGEAGNDFLWGYSGHDSLNGGDGIDTLYYSGARTGINLQLGEVGDRSGLGRTTDGLGGVDSLSGFEVVIGSDFDDTLVGGGSQNETLLGERGNDSLWGGAGNGSLNGGAGNDLLNGWAGNDLLNGGNGIDTVSYSFGRTGVYLNLGSLDNGSGPGRASDGLGGIDSLSGIEVAYGSLLFNDTLLGGDGSETFIGGGGDDLLFGGMSGNDYLVGGKGADKFRLWSGLGIDTVADFKQGEDKLLVLSPLADIISQSVINGSDTEIRQNGQIIGILKGVQIQQLTASDLITG, from the coding sequence ATGGCAACTGGCACTACTGGCAATGACACTATCTATGGCCTGGCTGGCAATGACACCATCTATGGCCTGGCTGGGAATGACTGGCTGGATGGCTTGGACGGCGATGACTGGCTGGATGGCGGACTTAACGAAGACTCTCTCTTTGGCAGGGTTGGCAATGATACTCTTTATGGCGAGGATGGCAATGACGTGCTGGATGGCGGAGTTGGCAATGACTATCTCCAGGGCGGAGTTAACGGTGACCTTCTCCGGGGCGGGGATGGCAATGACTTTCTCAATGGCGGGGATGGCAATGACTTTTTCAATGGCGGGGTTGGCAATGACTCTCTCTTTGGCGGGGTTGGCAATGATACTCTTTATGGCATGGGGGGTCAGGACACGCTCTATGGCGAGACTGGCAATGACACGATCAATGGCGAGCAGGACTATTACGAACTCATGAACTATCCCGAGGGCGAGGTTGGCAATGATGTGCTCTATGGCGGGACTGGCAATGACTGGCTCAATGGCGGCCGTGGCAATGATGTGCTCTATGGCGGGGATGGCAATGACATGCTCGGTGGCGGGGGTGGCACTGACTCGCTCAATGGCGGGGATGACACGCTCTATGGCGAGGCTGGCAATGACTATCTCTATGGTTATTATGGCGATGACACACTCTATGGCGAGGCTGGCAATGACTTTCTCTGGGGTTATTCTGGCCATGACTCGCTCAATGGCGGAGATGGCATCGACACATTATATTACTCGGGTGCGAGAACTGGTATCAATCTTCAGTTAGGCGAAGTCGGCGACCGTTCTGGGTTAGGCAGGACTACCGATGGGTTGGGCGGTGTAGACTCGCTTTCGGGCTTTGAAGTCGTTATCGGTTCTGACTTCGACGACACCTTAGTTGGCGGCGGGAGCCAGAATGAAACGCTCTTGGGCGAACGCGGTAATGACTCTTTGTGGGGTGGTGCTGGCAACGGCTCGCTCAATGGCGGGGCTGGCAATGACTTGCTCAATGGCTGGGCTGGCAATGACTTGCTCAACGGAGGAAATGGCATCGACACAGTATCTTACAGTTTTGGAAGAACGGGCGTCTATCTCAACTTGGGGTCACTCGATAACGGGTCTGGGCCAGGTCGGGCTTCCGACGGGCTAGGTGGCATAGACTCGCTCTCGGGCATCGAAGTAGCTTATGGTTCTCTGTTATTTAACGATACTCTCCTTGGCGGAGACGGCAGCGAAACGTTTATTGGCGGGGGGGGCGACGACTTATTGTTTGGTGGTATGAGCGGTAATGACTACCTGGTTGGTGGTAAGGGGGCTGACAAGTTTAGGCTTTGGAGCGGTTTGGGAATAGATACTGTTGCTGACTTCAAACAAGGTGAAGATAAACTTTTGGTACTTTCTCCGTTGGCCGACATAATTTCTCAGTCTGTGATTAATGGTTCAGATACCGAGATTCGTCAAAATGGCCAAATCATCGGAATTCTGAAGGGAGTTCAGATCCAACAACTCACTGCCAGTGATTTGATTACTGGGTGA
- the tatC gene encoding twin-arginine translocase subunit TatC — protein MTSPSNLETSEQGSDNNLEAISPENSIAPIAGGAMGSRNLENEFLDELPDEVEMSLFDHLEELRQRLFYSLIAVAIAVIGCFFTVKPIVQLLEVPAGPVKFLQLAPGEYFFVSIEVAGYSGLLIATPFIFYQIALFVLPGLTRKERRLLGPVFFGSSFLFLGGLVFAYIALIPAALNFFVTYGADVVEELWSIDKYFKFVLLLMFSTGLAFQIPIVQVLLGVLGIVSSNQMLSGWRYVVLGAAVLGAVLTPSTDPLTQSLLGGAVLSLYFGGVGLVKLLGR, from the coding sequence ATGACTTCTCCCTCAAACTTGGAGACATCCGAACAAGGTTCCGACAACAACCTCGAAGCAATTAGCCCGGAAAACAGCATTGCACCAATCGCAGGCGGTGCGATGGGTTCTCGCAACCTAGAAAACGAATTTCTCGACGAACTTCCCGACGAAGTTGAGATGTCTTTATTCGACCATTTAGAAGAATTGCGCCAGCGACTTTTCTACTCGCTAATTGCAGTAGCAATCGCTGTAATTGGTTGCTTTTTCACAGTGAAACCCATCGTGCAACTGCTAGAAGTACCGGCCGGGCCCGTCAAGTTTCTGCAACTAGCTCCCGGCGAGTATTTCTTTGTTTCTATCGAAGTAGCCGGATACAGCGGTTTGCTGATTGCCACTCCGTTTATTTTTTACCAGATAGCGCTGTTTGTTCTCCCCGGCTTGACTCGCAAAGAACGCAGGTTGCTGGGGCCGGTGTTTTTCGGATCGAGTTTCCTATTTTTGGGCGGTTTAGTATTTGCTTACATCGCTCTGATTCCGGCGGCGCTCAACTTCTTTGTTACCTATGGAGCGGATGTTGTAGAGGAGTTGTGGTCGATCGACAAATACTTTAAATTTGTGCTGCTGTTAATGTTCAGCACCGGCTTAGCTTTTCAAATCCCGATCGTCCAAGTATTGCTCGGCGTTTTGGGCATAGTTTCTTCCAACCAAATGCTCTCCGGCTGGCGGTATGTAGTTTTAGGAGCAGCAGTTTTGGGAGCGGTGTTAACGCCTTCTACTGACCCTTTAACGCAAAGTCTTTTAGGAGGTGCGGTGCTGAGCTTGTATTTTGGCGGGGTTGGTTTGGTGAAGCTTTTAGGACGATGA